The genomic stretch TCTATATTGTCGTTTGAAGTTCGTTTTCAATAAAACATGTCGGGTCGCGGTAAAGGTGGCAAAGTCAAGGGGAAGGCAAAGTCGCGTTCGAACCGTGCCGGTCTACAGTTTCCCGTCGGACGTATACACAGACTCCTGAGGAAGGGTAACTACGCGGAGCGCGTCGGTGCCGGTGCACCGGTTTATCTCGCGGCCGTTATGGAATATCTAGCCGCCGAAGTACTCGAGTTGGCAGGTAACGCCGCCCGCGACAACAAGAAGACCAGGATCATACCGAGACATCTTCAATTGGCGATCCGTAACGACGAGGAACTGAACAAGTTACTCTCTGGCGTGACTATCGCACAGGGTGGCGTCCTACCTAACATCCAAGCCGTACTTCTACCCAAGAAGACCGAGAAGAaggcttaattaattaattaataaacacgtGAAGCGTGTCGTTCTTCGTCGTCTCGTGATGATTAAAAAGGCCCTTTTCAGGGCcacaaaatatatcttatatgcataaaaaaataacaatatgttATGTTTCCTAAACGATTATGACGTCTTATTATTTAcacacatattaaatatattagattattaCATATACATCTCAGAAGATAAAGATTTAGACACATTTTAAAGCTCGTTGAACTCTTTTAGATATAGTTAAACTGCTATTATATACGTTTACACACGATCATCGTCGTACAGCTACGTAGACTACGACGACTACTacgacatatttttataatagatattaaattttatcattttacgGTAATTACTATGATAATGATAACACAAACTTAATAATAGTCatgtagtaaataataataataataatattatttgtcgtTAGTAATGATTCCAcatttacctatttatttaaatgtatttaattttctaataatGAGTGATTCGTACAGTAATCGGAACGACTGACGATCGGGGGTGAGGAGAGGTAGAGGAGAGCGGGGGAGTAATTTCGTATCGTATAAAACGAGAACCGAATAACACCCCTCCCTCCCCTCTAACCTCCGCCCCTCTAGCGCTCGGCGCGACGCGTCTCGTCTCTGATTGGTCGAAAGAGTTCACTTTCTGTACGGCGCACCGTAAGCGCGAACGCTACGCGACCCGTACACGGGCCTTATTTAAGCAAAATTCCTCGTTCGTTTAACAACAGATTCGCTTCTGCTCTCGTACGGTACGCACGTGTATCGCATTTATATATTGTGAATTTTTATATTCGACGACATCATGCCGCCTAAGACTAGCGGTAAGGCCGCCAAGAAATCGGGCAAAGCCCAGAAGAACATCTCCAAGTCGgacaagaagaagaagaagcatAAGAGGAAGGAGAGTTACGCCATCTACATTTACAAAGTACTGAAACAGGTACATCCCGACACCGGTATCTCGAGTAAGGCGATGTCGATCATGAACTCTTTCGTGAACGATATCTTCGAGCGCATCGCCGCCGAGGCCTCTCGTCTCGCTCACTACAACAAGCGATCGACTATCACATCGAGGGAGGTGCAGACGTCCGTGAGGCTTCTTCTGCCCGGTGAGCTCGCCAAGCACGCCGTCAGTGAAGGAACCAAGGCCGTAACGAAGTACACGAGCTCTAAGTAATCGAAGCGTCTTCTCGCGAACACACAAGCACAACGCAACGCAACGCGTTGTGCTCGTCGTCGCTTTCGACGAGATCGCTACGATTTATTAAGGAGAttgataaacttttaaaaaggcCCTTTTCAGGGCCACAAAGAATTtcgataaacaaattataaataaagtttcaaaCGATTTAGACATCTCGCAACTCTAAATATAATAtgctacatttttatttatttattaaaaaaaaaaaaattttactcGATTTACTGTTAACATTCGTTTAAacataatcattaatataatatcatctcgtttattattattacaacgtCGTAGTTACCTGTTCCTCCTGCAGAGATCCGTAGCGTCGTCATCGCCGATGAGCTTAGTACATTTCCATTTTGTATGTCTGATTAGTGTAGCTGTCTAGAGACTCTTTCGAAGTTTGTCGATGGTATCtgaaaattaaaaggaaaaaaaaaaattatatttattatttaaaacattcaaatagtGCAGAGAAAAACTATCATCATAATTTTAAGGTTTATTTTGTTACGTGTGTCGATGTACTACGAGGTTTACGAGGTGCGAGAGAGAACGTGCACAGGGCAGAGAGAGACGGATATAGTGAATAGTCATCGCGGCGGTCCCTCTAGCCGTACTCGAACTCGTATTTAAGCAATCGTTCGAATTCTCGAATATTACTCATTCCGTAACGTTCACCTAGTGCGGACGCGTGTTGTGTACGTCTCGTTTTCGCGtatcgtattaataataaataaagtatggCTCGTACTAAGCAGACAGCCCGAAAATCTACCGGTGGTAAGGCACCGCGCAAGCAGCTCGCCACCAAGGCGGCTCGCAAGAGCGCTCCTGCCACGGGAGGAGTGAAGAAACCTCATCGTTACAGACCCGGTACGGTCGCCCTTCGTGAGATCCGTCGTTACCAGAAGAGCACTGAGCTTCTGATTCGCAAACTGCCATTCCAGCGTCTCGTACGTGAGATCGCTCAGGACTTCAAGACCGATCTCCGTTTCCAGAGTTCCGCCGTGATGGCTCTGCAAGAAGCTAGCGAAGCTTATCTCGTCGGTCTCTTCGAAGACACGAACTTGTGCGCTATCCACGCTAAGCGTGTGACCATCATGCCTAAGGATATTCAATTGGCGCGTAGGATCAGAGGAGAACGTGCCTAAtttcgtcgtcgtcgtcgtagtctatttgcataataatactacgtatattatatatataaaaaaaaaaaaaaaaaagaaattaatatacgtagatttttatttttgcaatagaaaaataaaatcaaaaaggcCCTTTTCAGGGCCGcatatatatctaaaaatcaatgaaaaaaaaaaaaaatgtttcaaacttCCAGTCGTCACATGCAAactcgtcatttaaaaataataataataataataataataataataattattattattattattattattattattattattattattattgaatcaaTAAACGAACACACGTGAAAGTCAtgcgttttatattataatatttattgtaattaaacgtATTTCAATAGAATATAGGATgtgagatatatatatatatatatatatatataattatcgttaagaacattattgtaaatattattattattgcaaagATATCAATTTTGAAGAATCAAACATATCGCAAAACCCCCCGCTCCCCTCAAAAAACAAGACTCATACATGATATCCCCTCCCCCTGCCCCCTACCCCCTCGGTTGCCATCCCTACCATGTAGCTTTTTCGACTGCACGCTGCCTCTCTCTTTCTATCTAAACGCACTTCGATATCGCCATCTCTATCGCACACGGACCGAACGACACACTTATTAGTTAGTCGAGCGCTTA from Vanessa cardui chromosome 28, ilVanCard2.1, whole genome shotgun sequence encodes the following:
- the LOC124541597 gene encoding histone H2B, with translation MPPKTSGKAAKKSGKAQKNISKSDKKKKKHKRKESYAIYIYKVLKQVHPDTGISSKAMSIMNSFVNDIFERIAAEASRLAHYNKRSTITSREVQTSVRLLLPGELAKHAVSEGTKAVTKYTSSK
- the LOC124541594 gene encoding histone H2A, giving the protein MSGRGKGGKVKGKAKSRSNRAGLQFPVGRIHRLLRKGNYAERVGAGAPVYLAAVMEYLAAEVLELAGNAARDNKKTRIIPRHLQLAIRNDEELNKLLSGVTIAQGGVLPNIQAVLLPKKTEKKA